From Yersinia hibernica, a single genomic window includes:
- a CDS encoding ABC transporter substrate-binding protein — protein sequence MKAKILSLLVLTALSGSALAATPPDTLVVVQSLDDIVSLDPAESNELSSIQTIPSLYQRLVQADRDNPAKVVPVLAESWQSDAGAKTLTVKLRPDAVFSSGNPVQADDVIYSFNRAVKMNRSPAFILNVLGWDASNIEQHLKKIDNNTVRLSWSADVSPAVALNILSTPIASIVDKKAVSANVKENDYGNAWLKMHSAGSGPFKMRVYQPHQAIVLDANPTSPGDKPLIKNVIIKNVPDPSARRLLIQQGDADIARELGPDQTAALKTQAGIKVVEIPSAEQNYLVFNTANPANPLLSKPEFWQAARYLVDYQGITKDLLKDQYFVHQSFLPVGLPGALESNPFTFDPAKAKEILKKAGIKDATLTLDVENKPPFITIAQSLQASFAQGGVKLVLLPAAGSQVYGRVRAKQHQSAVRLWIPDYFDAHSNASAFAYNDGKSSTVAGLNGWVIPELNKETLAAVAEADPAKRTARYTQLQEELQKNSPYIFIDQAKAQVVLRDNVKGYQQGLNADMVYYDRVSK from the coding sequence ATGAAAGCTAAAATTCTGTCGTTATTGGTTTTGACAGCACTATCTGGCAGTGCTTTGGCGGCAACACCACCAGACACTCTGGTAGTCGTACAATCCCTGGATGATATCGTTAGTCTTGATCCGGCTGAAAGCAATGAATTGTCCAGCATCCAGACTATTCCAAGTCTCTATCAACGTCTGGTGCAAGCCGATCGTGATAATCCGGCGAAAGTCGTGCCGGTGCTAGCTGAAAGCTGGCAAAGCGATGCTGGCGCAAAAACCCTCACAGTGAAATTGCGCCCCGATGCAGTATTTTCATCGGGTAATCCGGTGCAAGCCGATGATGTGATTTATTCCTTTAATCGTGCCGTTAAAATGAACCGCTCACCGGCCTTTATTCTTAATGTCTTAGGTTGGGATGCGAGTAATATCGAACAGCATTTGAAGAAGATTGATAACAATACCGTGCGACTGAGTTGGAGTGCAGATGTTAGCCCCGCAGTGGCGTTGAATATTTTATCAACACCGATTGCCTCAATTGTTGATAAAAAAGCCGTCAGCGCCAATGTTAAAGAAAACGACTATGGCAATGCTTGGCTGAAAATGCATTCAGCCGGTAGCGGCCCATTCAAAATGCGTGTTTATCAGCCGCATCAGGCCATTGTACTGGATGCCAACCCAACATCACCTGGCGATAAACCGCTGATTAAAAATGTTATTATTAAAAACGTTCCAGACCCAAGCGCTCGCCGCTTGCTTATCCAGCAGGGTGATGCCGATATCGCCCGCGAATTAGGCCCAGACCAAACTGCGGCACTGAAAACCCAAGCGGGCATTAAAGTTGTCGAGATCCCATCAGCCGAACAAAACTATTTGGTCTTTAACACTGCTAACCCGGCGAATCCATTGCTGAGCAAGCCTGAATTTTGGCAAGCTGCCCGCTATTTGGTTGATTATCAAGGTATTACCAAAGACTTACTGAAAGACCAGTATTTTGTGCATCAAAGCTTCCTGCCCGTCGGTTTACCGGGCGCACTGGAAAGCAATCCATTCACCTTTGATCCCGCTAAAGCCAAAGAGATTCTGAAGAAAGCCGGTATCAAAGACGCCACATTGACTCTGGATGTTGAGAATAAACCGCCATTTATTACTATTGCTCAGTCCTTGCAAGCCAGCTTTGCCCAGGGCGGGGTGAAACTGGTGTTGCTGCCAGCAGCGGGTAGCCAGGTCTATGGCCGCGTGCGGGCTAAGCAGCATCAGTCCGCAGTGCGCCTGTGGATCCCGGATTACTTTGATGCGCACTCTAATGCCAGCGCCTTTGCTTATAACGATGGTAAGAGCAGCACAGTGGCGGGTTTGAACGGCTGGGTTATTCCTGAGCTGAATAAAGAAACACTGGCAGCCGTCGCCGAGGCCGACCCAGCCAAACGCACTGCGCGCTACACCCAACTGCAAGAAGAGCTGCAAAAAAACTCGCCTTATATCTTTATTGATCAAGCCAAAGCACAAGTTGTGCTGCGGGATAACGTAAAAGGCTACCAACAAGGTCTGAATGCAGATATGGTCTATTATGACCGTGT
- a CDS encoding YhcH/YjgK/YiaL family protein, with protein MITGNIHHLELLPYLPAQLKAAIEYVKSHITAETPLGKHDIDGNNMFVLISNDSTDYLENRRAEYHAKYLDIQIVLAGVEGMTFSNLPAGKPDTDWLADKDIAFLPAGVDEKQFVMQSGDFVVFYPGEVHKPLCAVGEPANVRKAVVKIAVN; from the coding sequence ATGATCACCGGAAACATTCATCATTTGGAATTATTGCCTTATCTGCCAGCACAATTAAAAGCAGCCATTGAATATGTGAAAAGTCATATCACGGCAGAAACCCCATTGGGTAAACATGATATTGATGGCAATAATATGTTTGTATTGATCTCCAATGACAGCACCGACTATCTGGAAAATCGCCGAGCGGAATATCATGCTAAATATCTGGATATTCAGATAGTTCTGGCGGGTGTTGAGGGAATGACTTTCAGTAATTTGCCAGCTGGCAAACCTGATACTGACTGGTTAGCAGATAAAGATATTGCCTTTTTACCGGCGGGTGTTGATGAGAAGCAGTTTGTGATGCAATCCGGTGATTTTGTCGTGTTTTATCCGGGTGAAGTGCATAAGCCGTTATGTGCAGTGGGCGAGCCTGCTAATGTGCGCAAGGCAGTTGTTAAAATCGCAGTTAACTAG
- the argF gene encoding ornithine carbamoyltransferase, with protein sequence MSQFYKRHFLRLLDFTPCEITALLDLAAQLKQAKKSGSEQQKLVGKNIALIFEKDSTRTRCSFEVAAYDQGARVTYLGPGGSQIGHKESIKDTARVLGRMYDGIQYRGHGQKVVETLAEFAGVPVWNGLTNEFHPTQLLADLLTMQEHLPGKPLSEMKFAYLGDARNNMGNTMLEAAALVGMDLRLVAPKACWPEAELVAACQAQAKKTGAKITLTEDIAEGVKGADFLYTDVWVSMGEPKEVWQERVALLKPYQVNMAVVKLTGNPQVKFLHCLPAFHDDQTTVGKQMAELYDLPGGMEVTEEVFESAHSIVFDQAENRLHTIKAVMVATLSNA encoded by the coding sequence ATGAGTCAGTTCTATAAGCGTCATTTTCTAAGGTTACTGGATTTTACCCCCTGCGAGATTACAGCGCTGCTGGATTTGGCCGCGCAGTTGAAGCAAGCCAAGAAATCCGGCAGTGAGCAACAAAAACTGGTGGGTAAGAATATCGCGCTCATCTTCGAAAAAGACTCGACCCGTACTCGATGCTCTTTCGAAGTTGCCGCATATGATCAAGGTGCGCGTGTGACTTACCTCGGCCCAGGAGGGAGTCAAATTGGGCATAAAGAATCAATTAAAGATACCGCCAGAGTATTAGGGCGCATGTATGATGGTATTCAATATCGTGGTCACGGCCAAAAGGTGGTTGAAACACTGGCAGAATTTGCCGGCGTGCCGGTATGGAATGGCCTGACAAATGAATTCCATCCAACCCAATTATTGGCCGATTTGCTGACGATGCAGGAGCATTTACCGGGTAAGCCATTGAGTGAAATGAAGTTTGCTTACCTCGGTGATGCACGCAACAACATGGGTAACACGATGTTAGAAGCCGCCGCTCTGGTGGGGATGGATTTGCGGCTGGTCGCGCCGAAAGCCTGCTGGCCAGAAGCCGAATTAGTGGCCGCTTGTCAGGCGCAGGCCAAAAAGACTGGCGCTAAAATCACCCTGACGGAAGATATTGCCGAGGGGGTCAAAGGGGCTGATTTCCTGTATACCGATGTTTGGGTCTCCATGGGGGAACCGAAAGAAGTCTGGCAGGAGCGAGTCGCTCTGTTGAAACCTTATCAGGTCAATATGGCGGTGGTGAAGCTGACCGGCAACCCGCAGGTTAAATTTTTGCACTGCCTGCCAGCATTCCACGATGACCAAACCACTGTTGGCAAGCAGATGGCCGAGCTTTATGACTTACCGGGCGGCATGGAGGTGACCGAAGAAGTGTTTGAATCCGCACATAGCATTGTGTTTGATCAAGCAGAAAACCGCCTGCACACCATCAAAGCAGTGATGGTCGCCACCCTGAGTAATGCATAA
- the rraB gene encoding ribonuclease E inhibitor RraB, whose protein sequence is MANREMLDEQRDETRLIIEELLEDGSDPDALYTIEHHLSAEKFEVLEKAAIEAFKLGYEVTDAEELEVEDGSVVMCCDVISEVALNAEIIDAQVEQLIALAETCGVNYDGWGTYYEDPNGEDDEDGEFDDEELIDEDDDGKRH, encoded by the coding sequence ATGGCAAACCGCGAAATGCTGGACGAACAACGTGACGAGACCCGCCTGATCATCGAAGAACTGCTGGAAGATGGCAGTGATCCGGATGCGCTATACACTATTGAACACCACCTTTCAGCCGAGAAGTTCGAAGTGCTGGAAAAGGCGGCTATTGAAGCATTTAAGCTGGGTTATGAAGTGACGGATGCTGAAGAGCTGGAAGTGGAAGATGGCTCTGTGGTGATGTGCTGCGATGTGATTAGCGAAGTTGCGCTGAATGCCGAAATCATTGACGCGCAGGTTGAACAGCTGATTGCACTGGCTGAGACCTGTGGTGTGAATTACGACGGTTGGGGCACTTACTATGAAGATCCTAACGGCGAAGACGATGAAGACGGCGAATTTGACGACGAAGAGTTGATTGATGAGGATGATGACGGTAAACGTCATTAA
- a CDS encoding GNAT family N-acetyltransferase, which yields MTTATPIRLLVRPITAADNLAIANVIRDVSAEFGLTADKGYTVSDPNLDHLYELYSQPRSAYWVVEVDGNIAGGGGVAPLSGGVADLCELQKMYFLPVLRGKGLAKQLALQALEFARQQGFERCYLETTASLTRAISLYEKLGFEHINGPMGNTGHVDCEVTMLKTL from the coding sequence ATGACCACTGCCACACCTATCCGCCTACTGGTGCGCCCCATTACCGCCGCCGATAATCTTGCTATCGCGAATGTTATCCGCGACGTTTCGGCTGAGTTCGGTTTAACTGCCGACAAAGGCTACACCGTGTCTGATCCTAATTTGGACCACTTATATGAGCTGTACAGCCAACCTCGCAGTGCTTACTGGGTGGTTGAAGTGGACGGCAATATTGCCGGTGGCGGCGGCGTAGCACCTTTATCGGGCGGTGTGGCAGATCTGTGTGAATTGCAGAAAATGTATTTCCTGCCGGTATTGCGCGGTAAAGGGTTGGCAAAACAATTAGCACTGCAAGCATTGGAGTTTGCCCGCCAACAGGGATTTGAGCGCTGCTATCTGGAAACGACCGCCAGTCTGACCCGTGCCATCAGTTTATATGAAAAACTCGGTTTTGAGCATATCAACGGCCCGATGGGAAATACCGGCCATGTCGATTGCGAAGTGACCATGTTGAAAACACTGTAA
- a CDS encoding valine--tRNA ligase, whose amino-acid sequence MENTPSNIDKTEPSLDKTYSPQEIEQPLYEHWEKQGYFKPNGDTSKESYCIMIPPPNVTGSLHMGHAFQQTIMDTLIRYQRMQGKNTLWQAGTDHAGIATQMVVERKIAAEEGKTRHDYGRDAFIDKIWEWKGESGGTITRQMRRLGNSVDWERERFTMDDGLSNAVKEVFVRLHKEDLIYRGKRLVNWDPKLRTAISDLEVENRESKGSMWHLRYPLADGAKTAEGKDYLVVATTRPETVLGDTGVAVNPEDPRYKDLIGKEVILPLVGRRIPILGDEHADMEKGTGCVKITPAHDFNDYEVGKRHALPMINILTFDGDIRTEAEVFDTNGEASDACSSTIPAQFQGLERFAARKAVVAEFDKLGLLEEIKAHDLTVPYGDRGGVVIEPMLTDQWYVRTAPLAKVAIEAVENGEIQFVPKQYENMYYSWMRDIQDWCISRQLWWGHRIPAWYDEQGKVYVGRDEAEVRRDNNLGADVALRQDEDVLDTWFSSGLWTFSTLGWPEQTEALKTFHPTSVVVSGFDIIFFWIARMIMLTMHFMKDENGKPQVPFKTVYMTGLIRDDEGQKMSKSKGNVIDPLDMVDGISLEELLEKRTGNMMQPQLAEKIRKRTEKQFPNGIEPHGTDALRFTLAALASTGRDINWDMKRLEGYRNFCNKLWNASRFVLMNTEGQDCGQNGGEMVLSLADRWILAEFNQTIKAYREAMDTYRFDLAAGILYEFTWNQFCDWYLELTKPVMNSGSEAELRGTRHTLIEVLEALLRLAHPIIPYITETIWQRVKTLKGITADTIMLQPFPEYNASQVDEKALSDLEWIKQTIIAVRNIRAEMNIAPGKPLEVMLRGASAEAQRRVLENQSFIQSLARLSSLTLLADGDKGPVSVTKLVEGAEVLIPMAGLIDKATELDRLAKEVAKLEAEIERIESKLSNEGFVARAPEAVVAKERERMAACAEAKQKLIEQQATIAAL is encoded by the coding sequence ATGGAAAACACACCGTCTAATATCGACAAAACTGAGCCGTCCCTCGATAAAACATACAGCCCGCAGGAAATCGAACAGCCGCTGTATGAGCATTGGGAAAAACAGGGTTATTTCAAACCAAACGGCGATACCAGTAAAGAAAGTTACTGCATCATGATCCCGCCGCCGAACGTCACCGGCAGCCTACACATGGGCCATGCTTTCCAGCAAACCATCATGGATACTTTGATTCGTTATCAACGTATGCAGGGCAAAAATACCTTGTGGCAAGCCGGAACCGACCACGCCGGGATCGCGACCCAAATGGTGGTTGAGCGCAAGATTGCCGCAGAAGAGGGCAAAACTCGCCACGATTACGGCCGTGATGCATTTATTGATAAAATTTGGGAATGGAAAGGCGAGTCGGGCGGCACCATTACTCGCCAAATGCGCCGCTTGGGGAACTCCGTGGATTGGGAACGCGAACGTTTCACCATGGACGATGGCCTGTCCAACGCGGTGAAAGAAGTGTTTGTCCGTCTGCATAAAGAAGATCTGATTTACCGTGGCAAGCGCCTGGTGAACTGGGATCCCAAGCTGCGTACCGCCATTTCTGATCTGGAAGTGGAAAACCGCGAGTCCAAAGGCTCAATGTGGCATTTGCGCTACCCGCTGGCTGATGGTGCGAAAACTGCTGAGGGTAAAGATTATCTGGTCGTCGCCACCACTCGCCCGGAAACCGTACTGGGTGATACCGGAGTGGCGGTAAACCCGGAAGATCCACGTTATAAAGATCTGATCGGTAAAGAAGTTATCTTGCCGCTGGTTGGCCGCCGTATTCCGATCCTCGGTGATGAACACGCCGATATGGAAAAAGGCACCGGTTGCGTGAAAATCACGCCAGCTCACGATTTTAATGACTATGAAGTCGGTAAGCGCCACGCCCTGCCGATGATCAACATTTTGACTTTCGACGGTGATATCCGCACAGAAGCTGAAGTGTTTGATACCAACGGCGAAGCCAGTGATGCTTGCAGCAGTACAATTCCAGCACAATTCCAAGGTCTGGAGCGTTTTGCGGCGCGTAAAGCGGTGGTGGCTGAATTCGATAAACTCGGCCTGTTGGAAGAGATCAAAGCGCATGACCTGACGGTACCTTATGGCGACCGGGGCGGCGTAGTTATCGAGCCGATGCTGACCGACCAATGGTATGTGCGCACGGCTCCGCTGGCCAAAGTGGCGATAGAAGCGGTCGAGAATGGCGAGATCCAATTCGTGCCTAAACAGTACGAAAATATGTATTACTCATGGATGCGCGATATCCAAGACTGGTGTATTTCCCGTCAATTATGGTGGGGCCACCGCATCCCCGCGTGGTATGACGAGCAGGGAAAAGTGTATGTTGGCCGCGATGAGGCGGAAGTACGCCGTGACAACAACTTAGGGGCTGATGTTGCCTTGCGTCAGGATGAGGACGTGCTGGATACCTGGTTCTCATCCGGTCTGTGGACTTTCTCCACACTGGGTTGGCCTGAGCAAACCGAAGCACTGAAAACTTTCCATCCGACCAGTGTGGTGGTCAGTGGCTTCGATATTATTTTCTTCTGGATTGCTCGCATGATCATGCTGACCATGCACTTTATGAAAGATGAAAATGGCAAACCGCAAGTGCCGTTTAAAACCGTGTACATGACCGGCCTTATCCGCGATGACGAAGGGCAGAAAATGTCCAAGTCGAAAGGTAACGTTATTGACCCACTGGATATGGTCGATGGCATTTCGCTGGAAGAGCTACTGGAAAAACGTACCGGCAACATGATGCAGCCGCAACTGGCTGAGAAAATCCGCAAGCGCACCGAGAAGCAGTTCCCTAACGGCATTGAGCCGCACGGTACGGATGCCCTGCGCTTTACCCTGGCGGCGTTGGCCTCAACTGGCCGTGATATCAACTGGGATATGAAACGCCTAGAGGGTTATCGCAACTTCTGTAACAAGCTGTGGAACGCCAGCCGGTTCGTGCTGATGAATACCGAAGGGCAAGATTGCGGGCAGAATGGCGGTGAAATGGTGCTGTCGCTGGCTGACCGCTGGATTCTGGCTGAATTTAATCAGACCATCAAAGCCTACCGCGAAGCCATGGACACTTACCGCTTCGATCTCGCAGCCGGTATTTTGTATGAATTTACCTGGAACCAATTCTGCGATTGGTACTTGGAATTGACTAAGCCGGTCATGAACAGCGGTTCAGAAGCTGAATTGCGCGGCACTCGTCATACCCTGATTGAAGTATTGGAAGCGCTATTACGTCTGGCACACCCGATCATTCCTTACATCACCGAAACTATTTGGCAGCGAGTCAAAACCCTGAAAGGTATCACTGCGGACACCATTATGTTGCAGCCGTTCCCGGAATATAATGCCAGCCAGGTTGATGAGAAAGCGCTGAGTGATTTGGAGTGGATCAAACAGACGATTATTGCCGTGCGTAATATTCGTGCAGAAATGAACATCGCACCTGGTAAACCACTGGAAGTAATGCTGCGTGGTGCCAGTGCTGAAGCTCAACGTCGTGTCTTGGAAAACCAGAGTTTCATCCAGTCACTGGCGCGATTGTCTTCTCTCACCCTGTTAGCTGATGGTGATAAAGGCCCGGTATCCGTGACCAAATTGGTTGAAGGTGCCGAAGTATTAATTCCGATGGCTGGCCTGATTGATAAGGCCACCGAACTTGACCGCCTGGCAAAAGAAGTGGCCAAGCTGGAAGCCGAAATTGAGCGCATCGAAAGTAAATTGAGTAATGAAGGTTTTGTGGCGCGAGCGCCAGAAGCTGTCGTTGCTAAAGAGCGCGAAAGAATGGCCGCCTGTGCTGAAGCCAAACAAAAGTTAATTGAACAGCAGGCGACTATCGCTGCACTGTAA
- a CDS encoding DNA polymerase III subunit chi: protein MKNATFYLLEHDTPAGELRAHEALACEIAAEHWRAGKRVLIACESQEQAQRLDEALWQRAPDQFVPHNLAGEGPKYGAPVELAWPERRGNAPRDLLISLLPEFAGFATAFHEVVDFVPYEENLKQLARDRYKSYRSVGFHLTTATPPTN from the coding sequence ATGAAAAACGCTACTTTCTATCTACTTGAACACGACACGCCTGCCGGTGAGCTGCGCGCTCATGAAGCATTGGCCTGCGAGATTGCCGCTGAGCATTGGCGGGCAGGTAAACGGGTGCTGATCGCCTGTGAAAGTCAGGAGCAAGCCCAGAGGCTGGATGAAGCGCTGTGGCAGCGGGCTCCGGATCAATTTGTGCCGCATAATCTGGCCGGTGAAGGGCCAAAGTATGGCGCTCCCGTCGAATTGGCCTGGCCAGAGCGACGTGGAAATGCCCCGCGCGACCTGCTGATTAGTCTACTGCCGGAGTTCGCAGGTTTTGCCACTGCTTTCCATGAAGTGGTAGACTTCGTGCCTTACGAAGAAAATTTGAAACAGTTGGCGCGCGACCGATATAAGTCTTATCGCAGCGTCGGCTTCCACTTGACCACGGCAACGCCGCCAACTAATTGA
- the pepA gene encoding leucyl aminopeptidase → MEFSVKSGSPEKQRSACIVVGVFEPRRLSPIAEQLDKISDGYISALLRRGELEGKVGQTLLLHHVPNILSERILLIGCGKERELDERQYKQVIQKTINTLNDTGSMEAVCFLTELHVKGRNTYWKVRQAVETAKETLYTFDQLKSNKTEPRRPLRKMVFNVPTRRELTSGERAIQHGLAVASGIKAAKDLGNMPPNICNAAYLASQARQLADAFSTNIITRVIGEQQMKELGMHSYLAVGHGSQNESLMSVIEYKGNPNPDAKPIVLVGKGLTFDSGGISIKPAEGMDEMKYDMCGAATVYGVMRVVAELQLPLNVIGVLAGCENMPGGRAYRPGDILTTMSGQTVEVLNTDAEGRLVLCDALTYVERFEPEVVIDIATLTGACVVALGHHITGLMSNHNPLAHELIGASEQAGDRAWRLPLGDEFYEQLDSNFADMANIGGRAGGAITAGCFLSRFTRKYSWAHLDIAGTAWRSGKNKGATGRPVALLSQFLLNRAGLNGDD, encoded by the coding sequence ATGGAGTTCAGTGTAAAGAGCGGCAGCCCGGAAAAACAGCGCAGTGCCTGTATTGTAGTCGGCGTTTTCGAACCCCGCCGTCTATCTCCCATTGCCGAACAACTCGACAAAATTAGTGATGGCTACATCAGCGCTTTATTGCGCCGTGGTGAACTTGAAGGCAAAGTCGGGCAGACGCTGTTACTGCACCATGTGCCGAATATTCTCTCCGAGCGCATCTTGTTAATTGGCTGTGGCAAAGAGCGTGAGCTTGATGAGCGCCAATACAAACAAGTGATCCAGAAGACCATCAATACCCTTAATGACACCGGTTCAATGGAGGCCGTGTGCTTCCTAACTGAACTGCATGTCAAAGGCCGCAATACTTACTGGAAAGTGCGCCAAGCGGTCGAAACTGCCAAAGAGACGCTTTATACCTTCGATCAGCTTAAAAGCAATAAAACCGAGCCTCGTCGCCCGTTGCGCAAGATGGTGTTCAATGTGCCAACCCGCCGTGAACTGACCAGCGGTGAGCGCGCCATTCAGCATGGCCTGGCGGTGGCATCCGGTATTAAAGCGGCGAAAGATTTGGGTAACATGCCGCCGAATATTTGTAATGCCGCCTATCTGGCGTCTCAAGCGCGCCAATTGGCCGATGCATTTAGCACCAACATCATCACTCGCGTGATTGGTGAACAGCAAATGAAAGAGTTGGGCATGCACTCTTATCTGGCTGTTGGCCATGGTTCGCAGAATGAATCATTAATGTCAGTGATAGAATATAAGGGTAATCCGAATCCCGACGCTAAGCCAATTGTGCTGGTGGGCAAAGGACTAACCTTCGATTCCGGTGGTATCTCCATCAAGCCGGCCGAGGGCATGGATGAAATGAAGTATGACATGTGTGGCGCGGCAACAGTGTATGGCGTGATGCGGGTGGTCGCTGAGCTGCAATTGCCATTGAACGTGATTGGGGTGCTGGCAGGTTGCGAAAACATGCCGGGTGGCCGTGCTTATCGCCCTGGCGATATCCTCACCACTATGTCGGGGCAGACCGTCGAAGTGCTCAATACCGATGCCGAAGGCCGCTTGGTATTGTGCGATGCGCTGACTTATGTTGAGCGTTTCGAGCCAGAAGTGGTGATTGATATCGCCACGTTGACCGGCGCATGTGTCGTGGCATTGGGCCATCACATCACCGGCTTGATGTCGAATCACAATCCACTGGCTCACGAGTTGATTGGCGCATCCGAACAGGCGGGTGACCGCGCATGGCGCTTGCCGCTGGGTGATGAGTTCTATGAGCAACTGGACTCCAATTTTGCTGATATGGCAAACATTGGTGGCCGTGCGGGTGGTGCCATTACTGCGGGCTGTTTCCTATCACGTTTTACCCGCAAATATAGCTGGGCGCATTTAGATATCGCGGGGACTGCATGGCGTTCAGGCAAGAACAAAGGTGCAACCGGCCGACCAGTCGCGTTGTTGTCTCAGTTCTTGTTGAATCGCGCGGGGCTGAACGGCGACGATTAA
- the lptF gene encoding LPS export ABC transporter permease LptF yields the protein MIIIRYLVRETLKSQIAILFILLLIFFSQKLVRILGAAVDGEIPTNLVLSLLGLGVPEMAQLILPLSLFLGLLMTLGRLYTESEITVMHACGMGKKSLIMAALILALITSALAAVNTIWLGPWSSKHQDEVLSDARANPSLAALAGGQFKSSTDGNSALFIGNVSGKEFNRVFLAQLRPNGNQRPSVVVADSGYMTERPDGSQVVILNKGTRYEGTALLRDFRITDFVDYQTIIGHQEVQQDNSVAEQMTMRQLWHATEPEARAEFHWRLTLIVSVVIMALLVVPLSVVNPRQGRVLSMLPAMLLYLIFFLLQTSLRSNASKGKLDPLVWLWAVNGAYLALAVLLNLWDSLAARKLRARLRGIF from the coding sequence GTGATCATCATTAGATATCTGGTACGGGAAACACTTAAGAGCCAAATTGCGATTCTGTTCATCCTGCTATTAATCTTCTTTAGTCAGAAGTTAGTTCGGATATTAGGCGCTGCGGTTGATGGTGAAATCCCGACGAACTTAGTTTTATCCCTTTTAGGGCTTGGCGTGCCAGAAATGGCGCAACTTATCCTGCCATTGAGCTTATTCCTTGGCTTGCTAATGACTTTGGGCCGATTGTATACGGAGAGTGAAATCACCGTGATGCATGCCTGCGGCATGGGTAAGAAGTCCTTGATTATGGCTGCATTAATTTTGGCGTTGATCACCTCGGCGCTTGCAGCAGTTAACACTATTTGGCTGGGGCCCTGGTCGTCTAAACATCAAGATGAAGTCTTGAGTGATGCCAGAGCGAACCCAAGTCTGGCCGCTTTGGCTGGCGGGCAGTTTAAATCTTCAACGGATGGCAATTCAGCCTTATTTATCGGTAATGTGTCGGGCAAAGAGTTTAACCGTGTATTTTTGGCACAATTGCGGCCAAACGGTAATCAGCGCCCCTCGGTTGTCGTGGCTGACAGTGGTTATATGACTGAACGGCCCGATGGCTCACAAGTGGTTATCTTGAACAAAGGTACCCGCTATGAAGGCACTGCGTTATTACGTGACTTCCGCATCACTGATTTTGTCGATTATCAGACCATCATTGGTCATCAGGAAGTTCAGCAAGATAACTCTGTGGCGGAACAGATGACAATGCGCCAACTGTGGCATGCCACCGAGCCTGAGGCCCGAGCTGAATTCCACTGGCGTCTGACATTGATTGTATCGGTCGTGATTATGGCATTGTTGGTGGTGCCGTTGAGCGTGGTCAACCCGCGTCAGGGCCGAGTATTAAGCATGTTACCGGCGATGTTGCTGTATCTGATTTTCTTCCTACTGCAAACCTCGCTGCGCTCCAATGCCAGTAAAGGCAAATTGGACCCGCTAGTATGGCTATGGGCAGTGAACGGTGCTTATTTGGCTCTGGCCGTGTTGTTAAACCTGTGGGACAGTCTGGCTGCCCGTAAGTTACGCGCCCGTTTGAGAGGTATTTTCTGA